The Mauremys mutica isolate MM-2020 ecotype Southern chromosome 1, ASM2049712v1, whole genome shotgun sequence genome has a segment encoding these proteins:
- the BCAT1 gene encoding branched-chain-amino-acid aminotransferase, cytosolic isoform X1, which yields MMKGCQNECPAGGCTGGATKQATESFKAADLIINPATTFKEKPDPSGLVFGTVFTDNMLTVEWSLTSGWEKPYIRPLENLSLHPASSSFQYAVEPRGETEENLVPMVWLNEYTLFEGMKAYRGVDGKIRLFRPTLNMDRMVRSAARATLPCFDKEELLECIRKLVEVEKEWVPHSTSASLYIRPTLIGTEPSLGIKKPTKALLYVILSPVGPYFASGSFNPISLWADPKYVRAWKGGTGDCKLGGNYGSSIYAQREAMELGCQQVLWLYGEDHQITEVGTMNLFLYWENEDGEEELATPPLDGIILPGVTRQSILELARKWGEFKVSEKYITMSDLTAALEENRVKEMFGAGTACVVCPISKILYKGKNLHIPTMENGPQLATRFLNQLTDIQYGREDSEWTFLVS from the exons GCTGCAGACTTAATTATTAACCCAGCTACCACTTTCAAGGAAAAACCAGACCCCAGTGGTTTGGTGTTCGGAACTGTTTTCACAGACAACATGCTGACAGTCGAATGGTCTTTGACTTCAGGATGGGAGAAACCTTATATTAGGCCTCTTGAGAACCTTTCATTACATCCAGCTTCATCATCTTTCCAGTATGCTGTGGAA CCAAGAGGAGAGACAGAGGAGAATCTGGTCCCAATGGTGTGGCTCAATGAATACACA CTGTTTGAAGGAATGAAGGCTTATCGAGGAGTGGATGGTAAAATCCGCCTGTTCCGTCCAACGCTCAACATGGACAGGATGGTGCGGTCGGCGGCGCGAGCAACACTGCCA tgttttgACAAGGAGGAGCTATTAGAGTGCATCCGGAAGCTTGTGGAAGTGGAAAAAGAGTGGGTCCCGCACTCTACGTCTGCAAGCCTTTATATCCGCCCTACTTTAATTGGAACAGAG CCTTCTCTTGGAATCAAGAAGCCAACTAAAGCCCTGCTGTATGTTATACTGAGTCCTGTGGGCCCATACTTTGCAAGCGGAAGCTTTAATCCAATATCCTTATGGGCAGATCCCAAATATGTAAGAGCCTGGAAAGGAGGAACGGGGGACTGCAAATTGGGAGG GAATTATGGTTCGTCCATCTATGCCCAGCGTGAAGCTATGGAATTAGGGTGTCAGCAGGTTCTGTGGCTGTATGGAGAGGATCATCAAATCACTGAAGTCGGAACAATGAATCTTTTCCTGTACTGGGAAAATGAAGATGGAG AAGAAGAACTGGCAACCCCACCGTTAGATGGCATCATTCTTCCTGGAGTGACGAGGCAGAGCATCTTGGAGCTGGCACGCAAGTGG GGAGAATTTAAAGTGTCTGAGAAGTACATCACCATGAGTGATCTGACAGCTGCCTTGGAGGAAAACAGAGTCAAGGAGATGTTTGGTGCTGGGACAGCTTGTGTCGTATGCCCTATTTCTAAAATATTATACAAAGGCAAG AATTTGCACATTCCAACTATGGAGAATGGACCTCAGTTAGCAACCCGCTTCCTAAATCAGCTGACTGATATCCAA